The following are from one region of the Nicotiana tomentosiformis chromosome 7, ASM39032v3, whole genome shotgun sequence genome:
- the LOC104100143 gene encoding uncharacterized protein — MCLTLRNLYAKRNMGCSGSSHAKPNRIVKKIIRKPKPWKHPQPITRSQLMQLREEFWDTAPHYGGKKEIWDALRAAAETDLDLAQAIVDSGGIIVHNTDMTVCYDETGTKYELPKYVLSEPTNMIRYD; from the exons ATGTGTCTAACTCTACGGAATTTGTATGctaaaagaaacatgggttgtaGCGGATCGTCTCACGCCAAGCCAAACA GAATTGtgaaaaagataataagaaagccAAAACCATGGAAGCATCCACAGCCAATAACAAGAAGTCAGTTGATGCAGCTAAGGGAAGAGTTTTGGGACACTGCTCCTCACTATGGTGGTAAGAAAG AAATCTGGGATGCGCTTCGTGCTGCGGCAGAAACTGATCTGGACCTAGCTCAAGCAATTGTGGACAGTGGTGGGATCATTGTCCACAACACTGACATGACCGTCTGCTACGATGAAACAG GTACCAAATATGAACTACCGAAGTACGTTTTGAGCGAGCCAACGAACATGATAAGATATGATTGA